One bacterium genomic window, GCCGGAATGCCGTCGCGTTCCCCGAGGGCGAGGACGAGCTTGCCGTGCAAATCGATCATGCGACCCCTCCTCCGGCCGGCGGCGTCTCGTTGCGCTCCAGCAGCAGGCTGACGCCGTCCGCCATGTTGGTCATGCGGCCGAGAAACAAGCTGCCCTTCGCCACAAGCTGCACCCGCCGCAGCCGGCCGTCCGAGAGGCCGGCGATCGCGTGCGGCAGGTACGCTACCGCGGACGCGATGTGCCCCTGCGTCGGCGAGAAACCCGGCATCCCGTGCGCCGCGATGAAGGCGTCCATCCCCGCGCGGTCGATCTCGCCGCCCTGCGCGGCCAGCGCGGCGATCATCTGGTAGTTGCGGTACGGCACGTCGCCGGATCCGGCGGGCTCCGTGATGTCCGGGTTGTGCAGTTCGACGGCGTACCGGTCCACGTCGGACAGCCGCAGGCCGGCGGCCCGCAAGGGCGCCGCGGAAAGCACCTGCGCCATCTGGTGAGGCGCGGCGCCGTCGCCGACCCGATGCACCGCCGCGGCGTCGAGGCGCAGCACCGGGCTGCGCCCGTCGTCCGGCACGACGTCGACCGCGGCGCCGACGATGACGTCCTCGAGCACCGGATAGCCGGCGGCCACGTGGCCGCGGTACTTCATGCCCAGCTTCGCCAGCGAGCCGCCCGCCACCACGACCACGCGCCGGTGCACCCCCGCGGCGACCAGCGCGCCGGCCACCAGGAGCGCGTGCAGCGGACTCGCGCAGAACGACTTGACGTCCGACGCCCCGGCGGTGCGCACGCCGGCGAGTTCGCCGATCGTCTTGGCGAGGTTGCCGCCGCCCCGCTGGTATCGGTCGCCGACCGCCTCCTCGCCGCACCCGAGGAGATAGTCGACGGTCCCGTCCGCGGGCACCGCATCGAGCAGCGCCCGCAGGGCCAGCGCGCCGGTCACCTTCGCGGCGAGATTCTCCAGCAGCACCGCCGCCGCCAGCGACTCGTCCTGTTCGTGTCCGGGCACGAGGACGCCGACCGTTTCGTCGGGGGCGCGGCGCAGCGGCTCGGCGCCGCGCGCCGCCGCCCGCGCCAGGTCGGCCGCGGCCATCGTCTGGATCTGGTCCGGCGCGCCGAAACTCCGCAGCGTCTTCGCGAACTCGGGTGTGACGTACAGCAGGCTCGCCGTATCCGCACGCGCCAGCCAGGCGTAGAACTCCGTCTCGTCGAGCATCCGCCCGGCGGGCCCCTCCGCGCGCGCCCCGTCCACCGGCCGGTCATGCCACGGCCGGGGAATCCCGCGCAGCGCCTCCGGCGGAAGCGCGCCGAGCATCACCTGGTGCGGCGGGTATCGCACGGCGTCCTCGAACGACCGCAGGTGCCGCACGAGCGCCTCGCGCTCCGCGGCGCCTCGGGACGCCAGCTCGCGCCGCGGTTTGGATCCGGCCGCGATCAGCCCCGGCGTGTGGGCGATGGCGAACCGCGCCGCGCGCACGACGGGCCGGAGGCCGAGGACCGGTCCGGCGCCTTCAGTAGTCAAGGTACGTCTGGCTTCCGAGGCCGTAGTTGTCGAAGTGGCCGAAGATCGGCGAATACGCCCCGGACACGGCCTCGAGATCCAGCGGCCCGGCCGCCGGCGTGCGGACGTCCGGGCGCTCCTGGTCGAAGACCACCTCGCGGCCGCCGATGACGCGCGGCATCGCCGGCAGCGGATCGGCCGGCGCGAGGGTGCCCGTGCTCACGATCGCGTCCGCCTCCGGGACGCTGAACAGCAGCGGCGGCTCCGACGTGCCGGTCTCTGCGAGCGCCGGCGTCATCCTGACCACCTTGATGTCCGACTCGATCGTGAGGAACGTCGTCTTGATGCCGGCGCGCTCGAGGCTCTGAATCGTCATCATCACCTCGAGCAGGTCGTTGCCGCCGTGGTTCCAGGTGACGAGCGCGCCCTCGGCGCCGAGCATCGACGCCAGCTTGGCGGTCTGGTACGCGCTCAGGCGTTTCTCGTCGAGCCCGCCCCAGCGCGTGCGCGAGATGATGGAACCCAGCCACGCGACGTCGGTCCCGTCGCGGTCGTACAGGGCGCCGAGCACCGGGTTGTTCACGTGCAGCCACGTACACTTGCCGGGATACGTCACGACCGCGTCGCCGGCGACCGCGCCGTCGAGGATTTCGTTGGGGTGCAGCAGCACGGGCAGGGCGTGCTGCGTATACCCGTAGATGCCGGTGCCGATGCCCGGGACCATCGACGCGTTGAGGGTGTGCACGTGCACGACGCGCGGCCGCCCCGCGGCCGGCGCCGCCAGCCGGTACCCGCGCCGCTCCGGCGGCGTCTGCCCGCGCACGAGCTCCGCGAGATCGGCCGCCACGCGGTGGGCGGCCCCGCGCAGCGCGTCGTTCCAGGACGTCAGGTCGAGGTCCGGCAGCGTCTCGATCGTCAGCGCCACGTACCGCAGCGTGCTGTAGACGGTCACGGCGCCGGGGCCCGACATGTCGATGAGGCTGTCCGTGGCCGCGCTGACCGTGCGGCGGATGTGCGGGAGCGCCTCCGAGGCGATGAGGACGCCGAAACCGGCGTACCGGTGCGTCACGCCGTCGCCGACGGTGTCCGGAGCGTGGCCGCAGATGCCGGGATAGGTATGGCCGGGGCCCTCGACCTTGACGCGCGGCTCGATCACGTCGCGCACCTGTACGATCCGGGCCGCCTCGCCCGGTTGGACGAGATCCACGGCGACGCGGCGGATACGGCGGTCTTCCCGCACGAGCGCGGCGACGCGGTCCGTGTCGACCACGAGCCGGCCGTCCTTCCACCCCGCCGGCGCGCCGGAGGCGACCTCGCGAACGGGGAAGGTGCCCACGATCAGGTTCATCGGAACCGTCATCGCGCCGCCACGGCCGTGGCGGCGTCCTCGAAGAGCGTGGGGCGCTCCACCCCGGTCCCGAGCGCCCGCAGCGCGCGCTCCACCAGGCGACGACGCACCTCGCCGTCCTCGTCGGCCGGCAGCGCGGGGTCCCCGCAGACGTGCTCGATCTTGACGCCCTGCACGACGCGGTTCGCGCCGGCCTGCATCGCCAGGGGCGGCAGCGCGCTGATGACAACCACCGGGATCCGCCGCCGTTCGATCTCTTTGCTGATCGTTGCGCCGCAACGATTGCACGACCCTCAGGTGGCGACGAGCAACACCCCGTCGATGCGCTCCTGCCAGAGCAGCTCCGCGATCTCCTTGCCGTTGCGCACGCAGTCCGCGAACCGCTGGTCGTTACCGGTCGTGGTGCAGTAGAAGTCGGCGAGCCGCGCGAACACGCCGCGGGTTTCGAGGTCGCGCAGCGCGTCGAGCGGCAACACGACGTTGGGGTTCTCCGACGCCGGCACGTTGTAGAAGCCGCCGTGGACGCACTCGAACTCCGCCGGCGACAGGCGCTTCCGCCCGTCCAGCTCGTAACGCCGCCAGCGGGTCTCGCTGCACCGCTTCAAGTGGTCCGGATTCCCCTTCGGCACGATCGCGCCGGTCGTCACGACGGCGATCGTCGCGTGCGGCAGGTCCGCGACCGGCGGCGCGGGCGCCACCGCCTCGTACCCTTCCACCGGCAACTCGGTGCGAAACGGCGTTCCGGCGAGTTTGGCGACGAGCATGTCGACGGCCCGCCGCGCGCCGGGGAGCGCCCGCGTGCCGGGACGGCGGACGCCGCGGGGCAGATAGCCCTCGTCCTCCGCCGGGCCGGCCGGGATCTTCGCGCCGAGCTTGAGCGCGAGCGGCACGATCGCGGCGATCGCCGCGCCCATGCCGGCGGCGGTGCCCGCGGTCGGCACGACGTAGGCCTCCCGGTACATGAGGAGCCCGGGATTCTCCGGGTACATGCCGCTGACGGCCGAAATCCCGAGGTCCGCCGCGATGCGGCACACCTCGACGCACGCCCGCCCGTACCGGCCCGCGGCGAACGCCGGCCCGGCGATCACCACGTCGGGACGCTGCGCGTCGAGCCAGGCGCGGACCGCCTCGGCCGCCGGCCCGATCTGCTCGTTGAAGTAACTGTCGCCGCATACCATCGTGGAGACCACCGCGCCGCGCGGGCCGAGGGCCGCCTGAATCGCGCGCCCGGGGCCGACCGCGCCGTCCTTGACGGCCGGCGGCGTGTCCGCGCGCTCCTCGCCGCCGATCCCGGCGAAGAACTGGTTGATGTAGTGCGCCACCCGCAGCCCGTGAGCGTCCATCGCGCCTACCCGCTCCGCACGTTGTGCCCTTCGCGAATCACCCGGCCGCCGCCGCGACGCCGCGCGGCATCGCCGCAATTATGGGGCACGGCGGCGGCGTTAGTCAAACCGATTTGGCAAAGTCGCCGGGCTACGGCGCACGATTGGCGCTCCAGCGGCCCCGCACGCGGTCGGCCAACCGGTTCAGGGCCAGGACGGTGAGCGCGATGAGCGCCCCAGGGAAGATGCCGTACCACGGCGCGGCGTACATGTACTCGCGGCTCTCGCTGATCATGAGGCCCCACGACGGCTGGGGCGGCTGGGTTCCGAGCCCGAGAAAACTCAGGCTCGCCTCGAGCAGGATGGCGCGCGACACGCCGATCGGAATCTGGATCAGCACCGGCGAGAGCACGTTCGGCAGGATCGTCCGAAAGACGATACGCGCATCCCGCGCGCCGGCCGCGACGGAGGCCTCCACGTACTCCATCTCCCGATGGATCAGCACGCCGGCCCGCGCGATCCGGGCGAACTGCGGCAGCCCCACGAGCGCGATCGCGATCCCGGCGTTCAGCGATCCCGGCCCGACCGCCGCGACGAGTGCCATCGCCAGCAGGACGGGTGGAACGGCGAGCAGGGTGTCGACCGTCCGCATCGCGACCGCGTCCACGGCGCCGCCTTTGAATCCGGTCCACAACCCGAGCGGCACGCCGCACACCGCGGAGACCGTGGTCGACCCGACGCCGATGAGGAGGGCCGTCCGGGCGCCGTAGAGGAGCCGGCTGAGAATGTCCCGGCCGAACTGGTCGGTACCGAGCAGGTGGCGCCACGACGGGAGCGCGAGGACGGATTCCTTGCTCATGTCCGTCGGGCTGTACCGCGCGAGGAGCGGCGCGGCGATCGCCGCCGCCGCGATCGCCGCCAGGAAGACCGCGCCGGGATCGAACAGCCCCCGCCGGCGGAGCCGCGGCCGCGCGCGGAGGCCGACGCGGGGATCCACGAGGCTCCGCGCCGACACGCTCATTGGTACCGCACGCGCGGGTCGAGCAGCCCGTAGAGCGCGTCGGTGCAGAGGTTGATCCCCACGAACGCGGCGATCCCCACGAGGATGACCGACTGCGTCACGAGGTAGTCCCGCGTCAGGATCGAGCGCCAGAGCATGCTGCCGAGACCCGGAATCGCGAAGACGGCCTCGGTGATCACGGCGCCGCCGATGAAGAATCCGGCCTGAATGCCGAGCACCGTCACGATCGGGATGAGCGCGTTGCCGAGGGCGTGCCGCCAGACGACGGCGCGGGCCGGCAGGCCCTTTGCGCGGGCGGTGCGGATGTAGTCGTTCGACAGCACGTCGCCGAGCGACGCCTCGACGAAGCGCGCCATCACCGAGCCGACCCCGAGGCCGAGGGTGATCCCCGGCAGCAGGAGGCTGCGCGCCCACGCGGTCGGGTTCACTCCGAAGCCCGCGAAGCCCGACGGCGGCAGCCATTTCAAAACGACGCCGAAGTACCACGACAGCACGACGCCGAGCCAGAACACCGGGACCGCGAGCGCCCATCCATGGTACCAGCGCAGCGCGACCGTGACCGGCGACCGCGGCCGGGTCGCCGCGAACACGCCGGCGGGAAACGCGATGAGCACGACGACCGCGAACGCCCACAGCGACAACTGCAGGGTCAGCGGAAGCGCGCGGCCGACGATCTCCGCCACGGGCGCGCCGTTGATGAGCGAGTGGCCGAGGTCTCCATGCGCAATGCGGACGATCCAGTTCCCGTACTGCAGCGGGAGCGGCCGGTCCAAGCCGAGATACACCCGCAGCGCCCGCACCTGGTCGGGGGTGCCGCGGTCTCCAAGGATCACCTGCGCCGGATCGCCGGGCAGCGCGGCCACCATGGCGAAGACCAGGACCGACGCGAGGAACAGGGTGAACGCGGCCTCGATGCCGCGCCGCACCAAGTAGCGTCCCAGCCCGCCGGCCGCCATGGCCCCTATTGCCGCTCTAGCGCGGCGAGCGCTTCTGTGACCCTCCGTGCGATCTGATCGGACTCGTAAGCCACGTCCTCACGCCCCTTCGCCGCGCTGGCGCGGCGGGGATCGTGCTCCGGGGCCACCGTGAAGTCAGGGGTGGGCTCGCCGACCACCGTTTGGCGGTCGAGGATCCCGAACTCGCGGTAGCCAAGCGGCTGCGGCGGCGCCGGCAGCGCGGAGAGGTCGATGGCCTCGGGATGGTACGCCAGCAGGTATGACGTTTCGCCGATCGCCGCGTGCTCGCGGTATCGGCCGTCGTAGAGGTATCCCGCCAGCAGGACGGTCGCGCGGCCCGGTTCCGTCGTCTCGGTCGCCACCCGCATCAGCGTCATCCGGTGGTTGAGCGCCCCGTGACCGTTCACGAGCGCGATCACTTTGAACGCCTGGCGCTTCAGGCCCCGCACTACCTCGCGTACGATCAACGCGAACGCGCTCTCCTCGATGTAGAGGCTCGGCAGCGCGAACCCGGGGTAGTCCATCCCGTAGATGCGCTCGGTCCCGGTGAAGCCGCGGTGGCGGAGTCGCTCCGCGTCCGTGTAGGTCTCGGTGCCGAGCGGCAGGGGCGGCAGGACGACGCCGCCGGCCTTGCGCGCCGCGTCCAGCGCCATCGTGTGCGCGTGCAGCATGTCCATCCCGACGGCCATATGCGGGCCGTGCCATTCCATCGGACCGATCGGCAGATAGGCGATCGCCGCCCGCGCGCGGGCGGCGACGATGTCTTGGGGCCGCATCAGTTCGTACCGGATCTCCATGGTCTTTCCCCGCCTTCCCGGTCCCGGCGCCGCGCCGTCAGCGGTTGAGCCACGTCCCCTTCAGCTGAATCAGCATCTGCGGATCGACGTCGAACCCCTGCACCGCCTTGCCGAGGCCGTATGTCGGCAGGCGCAGCGCGACCGGCACGGCCCACGCCTGCTCGAGGATATAGCGGATCACGCCGCGCAGGCGCGTCCAGCGCTCGCGCATGTCGGACGTCGTGTTGAGGCCGAGCAGCCCGTCGACGTATTCGCGCGGCGGTCCGACCTGGATCCACGCCGGATTCGTCCCGTCCGTCCGGAACGCCGAGCTGATGGTGAAGTCCGTCGGGTCGATCGTCGCCAGCGTGAGGAACGAGAGGCTGAGGTCGAAGTTGCCG contains:
- the grdC gene encoding glycine/sarcosine/betaine reductase complex component C subunit beta encodes the protein MTTEGAGPVLGLRPVVRAARFAIAHTPGLIAAGSKPRRELASRGAAEREALVRHLRSFEDAVRYPPHQVMLGALPPEALRGIPRPWHDRPVDGARAEGPAGRMLDETEFYAWLARADTASLLYVTPEFAKTLRSFGAPDQIQTMAAADLARAAARGAEPLRRAPDETVGVLVPGHEQDESLAAAVLLENLAAKVTGALALRALLDAVPADGTVDYLLGCGEEAVGDRYQRGGGNLAKTIGELAGVRTAGASDVKSFCASPLHALLVAGALVAAGVHRRVVVVAGGSLAKLGMKYRGHVAAGYPVLEDVIVGAAVDVVPDDGRSPVLRLDAAAVHRVGDGAAPHQMAQVLSAAPLRAAGLRLSDVDRYAVELHNPDITEPAGSGDVPYRNYQMIAALAAQGGEIDRAGMDAFIAAHGMPGFSPTQGHIASAVAYLPHAIAGLSDGRLRRVQLVAKGSLFLGRMTNMADGVSLLLERNETPPAGGGVA
- a CDS encoding glycine/sarcosine/betaine reductase component B subunit, with the protein product MTVPMNLIVGTFPVREVASGAPAGWKDGRLVVDTDRVAALVREDRRIRRVAVDLVQPGEAARIVQVRDVIEPRVKVEGPGHTYPGICGHAPDTVGDGVTHRYAGFGVLIASEALPHIRRTVSAATDSLIDMSGPGAVTVYSTLRYVALTIETLPDLDLTSWNDALRGAAHRVAADLAELVRGQTPPERRGYRLAAPAAGRPRVVHVHTLNASMVPGIGTGIYGYTQHALPVLLHPNEILDGAVAGDAVVTYPGKCTWLHVNNPVLGALYDRDGTDVAWLGSIISRTRWGGLDEKRLSAYQTAKLASMLGAEGALVTWNHGGNDLLEVMMTIQSLERAGIKTTFLTIESDIKVVRMTPALAETGTSEPPLLFSVPEADAIVSTGTLAPADPLPAMPRVIGGREVVFDQERPDVRTPAAGPLDLEAVSGAYSPIFGHFDNYGLGSQTYLDY
- a CDS encoding glycine/betaine/sarcosine/D-proline family reductase selenoprotein B; translation: MDAHGLRVAHYINQFFAGIGGEERADTPPAVKDGAVGPGRAIQAALGPRGAVVSTMVCGDSYFNEQIGPAAEAVRAWLDAQRPDVVIAGPAFAAGRYGRACVEVCRIAADLGISAVSGMYPENPGLLMYREAYVVPTAGTAAGMGAAIAAIVPLALKLGAKIPAGPAEDEGYLPRGVRRPGTRALPGARRAVDMLVAKLAGTPFRTELPVEGYEAVAPAPPVADLPHATIAVVTTGAIVPKGNPDHLKRCSETRWRRYELDGRKRLSPAEFECVHGGFYNVPASENPNVVLPLDALRDLETRGVFARLADFYCTTTGNDQRFADCVRNGKEIAELLWQERIDGVLLVATUGSCNRCGATISKEIERRRIPVVVISALPPLAMQAGANRVVQGVKIEHVCGDPALPADEDGEVRRRLVERALRALGTGVERPTLFEDAATAVAAR
- a CDS encoding ABC transporter permease; protein product: MSVSARSLVDPRVGLRARPRLRRRGLFDPGAVFLAAIAAAAIAAPLLARYSPTDMSKESVLALPSWRHLLGTDQFGRDILSRLLYGARTALLIGVGSTTVSAVCGVPLGLWTGFKGGAVDAVAMRTVDTLLAVPPVLLAMALVAAVGPGSLNAGIAIALVGLPQFARIARAGVLIHREMEYVEASVAAGARDARIVFRTILPNVLSPVLIQIPIGVSRAILLEASLSFLGLGTQPPQPSWGLMISESREYMYAAPWYGIFPGALIALTVLALNRLADRVRGRWSANRAP
- a CDS encoding ABC transporter permease — protein: MAAGGLGRYLVRRGIEAAFTLFLASVLVFAMVAALPGDPAQVILGDRGTPDQVRALRVYLGLDRPLPLQYGNWIVRIAHGDLGHSLINGAPVAEIVGRALPLTLQLSLWAFAVVVLIAFPAGVFAATRPRSPVTVALRWYHGWALAVPVFWLGVVLSWYFGVVLKWLPPSGFAGFGVNPTAWARSLLLPGITLGLGVGSVMARFVEASLGDVLSNDYIRTARAKGLPARAVVWRHALGNALIPIVTVLGIQAGFFIGGAVITEAVFAIPGLGSMLWRSILTRDYLVTQSVILVGIAAFVGINLCTDALYGLLDPRVRYQ
- a CDS encoding creatininase family protein; protein product: MEIRYELMRPQDIVAARARAAIAYLPIGPMEWHGPHMAVGMDMLHAHTMALDAARKAGGVVLPPLPLGTETYTDAERLRHRGFTGTERIYGMDYPGFALPSLYIEESAFALIVREVVRGLKRQAFKVIALVNGHGALNHRMTLMRVATETTEPGRATVLLAGYLYDGRYREHAAIGETSYLLAYHPEAIDLSALPAPPQPLGYREFGILDRQTVVGEPTPDFTVAPEHDPRRASAAKGREDVAYESDQIARRVTEALAALERQ